The Microplitis mediator isolate UGA2020A chromosome 8, iyMicMedi2.1, whole genome shotgun sequence genome has a window encoding:
- the LOC130673692 gene encoding uncharacterized protein LOC130673692 isoform X3, which yields MTHHFDSDGISIGIFLLIIQISISLVSSQLVVIQKGDPKNWGKGSFTYFNRIYAFATMENSLHHDGYCTGDCSSFDDNFSVATGVRFKRYENRIHLELRQGMLANGRINPSTVRWKKTSKCNIAKPVVYNFRGILYKGLKFVLQDMILPYKAVVTGVTIGRSIRGRFVSKNGDIKDSRFRIHKPSQCRGRNQNVVPKYRRLLPPVAHLGNNVERSKSCKHHVSFGGTSDDSDFIQHIVPYIDLQEIVTDPPEPIRGIGWYYRGCSESGGFLALRIWK from the exons ATGACTCATCACTTTGATTCGGATGGAATTTCAATTGGGATTTTTCtactaattattcaaatcagCATATCATTAGTATCATCGCAATTAGTTGTAATTCAGAAAGGAGATCCAAAAAACTGGGGCAAAG GCTCATTCACgtattttaatagaatttacgCATTTGCTACAATGGAAAACTCATTGCATCACGATGGATATTGTACTGGTGATTGCAGTAGCTTCGATGATAATTTCAG tgtGGCGACAGGAGTCAGATTCAAAAGATATGAGAACCGAATTCATCTTGAACTCCGACAAGGAATGCTAGCAAATGGACGAATTAATCCAAGCACCGTAAGATGGAAAAAAACGAGTAAATGTAATATTGCGAAACCAGTAGTTTATAATTTCAGAGGTATTCTTTACAAAggtttaaaatttgtattgcAAGATATGATTTTACCATACAAAGCAGTTGTTACAG GAGTAACTATTGGAAGATCAATACGCGGACGATTTGTTTCTAAAAATGGAGATATAAAAGATTCTCGATTTCGAATACATAAACCAAGTCAATGTCGTGGgag gAACCAGAACGTGGTGCCAAAATACCGGCGTCTCCTGCCTCCTGTAGCTCATCTAGGAAATAATGTTGAACGCAGTAAATCGTGCAAACATCATGTTTCATTTGGTGGAACATCAGATGATTCTGATTTTATACAACATATTGTTCCGTATATTGATTTACAAGAAATAGTTACTGATCCACCTGAACCGATTCGCGGAATCGGTTGGTACTACAGAGGCTGTTCTGAATCTGGAGgatttttggctttgagaattTGGAAATGA
- the LOC130673692 gene encoding uncharacterized protein LOC130673692 isoform X2 produces MENSLHHDGYCTGDCSSFDDNFRYGETDLCRGIVHKCWVHLESQERRKAVEDFVNTINDRGKWKGYSNRSEIIADLEYKLDHTGNVCACLCERNFSASYNFRGKLLDSICYDPISVDLGYVATGVRFKRYENRIHLELRQGMLANGRINPSTVRWKKTSKCNIAKPVVYNFRGILYKGLKFVLQDMILPYKAVVTGVTIGRSIRGRFVSKNGDIKDSRFRIHKPSQCRGRNQNVVPKYRRLLPPVAHLGNNVERSKSCKHHVSFGGTSDDSDFIQHIVPYIDLQEIVTDPPEPIRGIGWYYRGCSESGGFLALRIWK; encoded by the exons ATGGAAAACTCATTGCATCACGATGGATATTGTACTGGTGATTGCAGTAGCTTCGATGATAATTTCAGGTATGGTGAAACCGATTTATGCCGTGGAATTGTTCATAAATGCTGGGTCCATTTA GAATCTCAAGAACGAAGGAAAGCAGTGGAAGACTTTGTTAATACTATCAATGATAGGGGAAAATGGAAAGGATATTCAAACAGAAGTGAAATAATTGCAGATCTGGAATATAAATTGGATCATACTGGAAATGTTTGCGCATGTTTATGTGAACGAAATTTTTCAGCTAGTTATAATTTTCGCGGCAAATTACTTGACTCTATTTGTTATGATCCAATTTCAGTGGATCTCGGATa tgtGGCGACAGGAGTCAGATTCAAAAGATATGAGAACCGAATTCATCTTGAACTCCGACAAGGAATGCTAGCAAATGGACGAATTAATCCAAGCACCGTAAGATGGAAAAAAACGAGTAAATGTAATATTGCGAAACCAGTAGTTTATAATTTCAGAGGTATTCTTTACAAAggtttaaaatttgtattgcAAGATATGATTTTACCATACAAAGCAGTTGTTACAG GAGTAACTATTGGAAGATCAATACGCGGACGATTTGTTTCTAAAAATGGAGATATAAAAGATTCTCGATTTCGAATACATAAACCAAGTCAATGTCGTGGgag gAACCAGAACGTGGTGCCAAAATACCGGCGTCTCCTGCCTCCTGTAGCTCATCTAGGAAATAATGTTGAACGCAGTAAATCGTGCAAACATCATGTTTCATTTGGTGGAACATCAGATGATTCTGATTTTATACAACATATTGTTCCGTATATTGATTTACAAGAAATAGTTACTGATCCACCTGAACCGATTCGCGGAATCGGTTGGTACTACAGAGGCTGTTCTGAATCTGGAGgatttttggctttgagaattTGGAAATGA
- the LOC130673693 gene encoding uncharacterized protein LOC130673693, which produces MNYCFNLPQIKIIISIIIIAVNIFSVTPKLVQIKNDDPRQWSKGSFTEFNNLFAISIDDKYLSNDTDPYKCNASNPVIKNVASDPNYWNACPGLIRNCWINKEPTDEGSPVFDKCFCSCEHNEDFKGAVNTSRNEDIVYFFNLPRPKLLDSICFDPIVLEDDFVVTGVRFQQYDNRIHLEVQKGVLAHGIIDPVTVDWNIVRTCNDSRKILKDFSSSAYRSIKVVLEDITLSGFNFVTGVTFGESLRGRSTDDDGYFDSEAPNKNYTSRCTNSTTNVFKNYKILRPSTSASEDNRDLSESCNHHIEFRTTSFDPNYEQHIVPYVDLREVVTNPAVPISGIGWYYRGYPECGGFLALKIFILD; this is translated from the exons atGAACTATTGTTTCAATTTGccgcaaattaaaattattatttctataataattattgcagtaaatattttttcggtgacgCCGAAATTggttcaaattaaaaatgatgatcCACGTCAATGGAGCAAag GTTCATTCACTGAGTTCAATAACCTATTCGCAATTTCAATTGACGATAAATATTTGAGCAATGATACAGATCCTTATAAATGTAATGCAAGTAATccagtaattaaaaatgtggCATCTGATCCCAATTACTGGAATGCATGTCCTGGATTAATTCGCAACTGCTGGATAAAt aaagAACCTACTGATGAGGGCAGCCCCGTTTTTGATAAGTGTTTTTGTTCATGTGAACATAACGAAGACTTTAAAGGTGCTGTAAATACTTCTCGCAATGAAGACATTGTCTATTTTTTCAATCTTCCTCGGCCTAAATTACTTGACTCCATTTGCTTTGATCCAATTGTATTAGAAGATGACTT TGTCGTAACTGGTGTTAGATTCCAGCAATATGATAACAGAATACATCTTGAAGTTCAAAAAGGAGTACTTGCACATGGAATAATTGACCCAGTCACCGTCGACTGGAACATTGTGAGAACATGCaatgattcaagaaaaatacttaaagaTTTCAGCAGTTCTGCTTACAGAAGCATTAAAGTTGTATTAGAAGACATTACTCTATCCGGATTTAATTTTGTCacag GTGTTACATTTGGTGAATCATTGCGTGGTCGATCCACTGATGACGACGGTTATTTCGACTCTGAAGCaccaaacaaaaattatacgaGCCGTTGTACTAACag TACTACAaacgtatttaaaaattacaagattCTACGGCCATCTACATCTGCATCAGAAGATAATCGAGATCTGAGTGAGTCATGCAACCATCACATTGAATTCCGTACAACTTCTTTTGATCCTAACTATGAGCAACATATCGTCCCGTATGTTGATTTACGAGAAGTAGTTACAAATCCAGCAGTGCCTATCAGTGGAATCGGATGGTATTATCGTGGATATCCAGAGTGCGGAGGATTTTtagctttaaaaattttcattctggattaa
- the LOC130673692 gene encoding uncharacterized protein LOC130673692 isoform X1 — translation MTHHFDSDGISIGIFLLIIQISISLVSSQLVVIQKGDPKNWGKGSFTYFNRIYAFATMENSLHHDGYCTGDCSSFDDNFRYGETDLCRGIVHKCWVHLESQERRKAVEDFVNTINDRGKWKGYSNRSEIIADLEYKLDHTGNVCACLCERNFSASYNFRGKLLDSICYDPISVDLGYVATGVRFKRYENRIHLELRQGMLANGRINPSTVRWKKTSKCNIAKPVVYNFRGILYKGLKFVLQDMILPYKAVVTGVTIGRSIRGRFVSKNGDIKDSRFRIHKPSQCRGRNQNVVPKYRRLLPPVAHLGNNVERSKSCKHHVSFGGTSDDSDFIQHIVPYIDLQEIVTDPPEPIRGIGWYYRGCSESGGFLALRIWK, via the exons ATGACTCATCACTTTGATTCGGATGGAATTTCAATTGGGATTTTTCtactaattattcaaatcagCATATCATTAGTATCATCGCAATTAGTTGTAATTCAGAAAGGAGATCCAAAAAACTGGGGCAAAG GCTCATTCACgtattttaatagaatttacgCATTTGCTACAATGGAAAACTCATTGCATCACGATGGATATTGTACTGGTGATTGCAGTAGCTTCGATGATAATTTCAGGTATGGTGAAACCGATTTATGCCGTGGAATTGTTCATAAATGCTGGGTCCATTTA GAATCTCAAGAACGAAGGAAAGCAGTGGAAGACTTTGTTAATACTATCAATGATAGGGGAAAATGGAAAGGATATTCAAACAGAAGTGAAATAATTGCAGATCTGGAATATAAATTGGATCATACTGGAAATGTTTGCGCATGTTTATGTGAACGAAATTTTTCAGCTAGTTATAATTTTCGCGGCAAATTACTTGACTCTATTTGTTATGATCCAATTTCAGTGGATCTCGGATa tgtGGCGACAGGAGTCAGATTCAAAAGATATGAGAACCGAATTCATCTTGAACTCCGACAAGGAATGCTAGCAAATGGACGAATTAATCCAAGCACCGTAAGATGGAAAAAAACGAGTAAATGTAATATTGCGAAACCAGTAGTTTATAATTTCAGAGGTATTCTTTACAAAggtttaaaatttgtattgcAAGATATGATTTTACCATACAAAGCAGTTGTTACAG GAGTAACTATTGGAAGATCAATACGCGGACGATTTGTTTCTAAAAATGGAGATATAAAAGATTCTCGATTTCGAATACATAAACCAAGTCAATGTCGTGGgag gAACCAGAACGTGGTGCCAAAATACCGGCGTCTCCTGCCTCCTGTAGCTCATCTAGGAAATAATGTTGAACGCAGTAAATCGTGCAAACATCATGTTTCATTTGGTGGAACATCAGATGATTCTGATTTTATACAACATATTGTTCCGTATATTGATTTACAAGAAATAGTTACTGATCCACCTGAACCGATTCGCGGAATCGGTTGGTACTACAGAGGCTGTTCTGAATCTGGAGgatttttggctttgagaattTGGAAATGA